A window from Danio aesculapii chromosome 6, fDanAes4.1, whole genome shotgun sequence encodes these proteins:
- the nat8l2 gene encoding N-acetyltransferase 8-like 2: MTKSNMHIVIRRYQPSDREAVETVFREAIEEHINPAFMYAMTRPLHITISLFIYVSVYMLSTYSLVLALMCGGSWIGLVYFCCYEFYAGYVRSRLNTDMKDISAYYLENPDNCFWVAEAEIEGRPQVLGMVAVEGKKESEKYGELYRMIVSSACRRTGLGVRLAQTAEDFCRERGFSKIMLSTSSTQKAAVALYFKLGFKLLRVHTQTESMQWMIWMTRATILTMEKKIF, encoded by the exons atgaccAAATCAAACA TGCACATCGTGATCCGCCGCTATCAGCCGTCCGACCGTGAGGCTGTGGAAACAGTTTTTCGGGAGGCAATAGAAGAGCACATCAATCCCGCATTCATGTACGCTATGACCCGACCGTTGCACATCACCATTAGCCTCTTCATTTATGTTAGCGTTTACATGCTGAGCACATACTCCCTGGTTCTAGCCTTGATGTGTGGAGGATCCTGGATAGGCCTGGTCTACTTCTGCTGCTATGAGTTTTATGCTGGATACGTCCGGTCCAGATTAAACACGGACATGAAGGATATTTCTGCGTACTACCTCGAAAATCCTGATAACTGCTTCTGGGTTGCAGAAGCTGAGATTGAAGGCCGGCCTCAGGTTTTGGGTATGGTTGCTGTGGAGGGTAAAAAGGAGTCTGAAAAGTACGGAGAGCTTTACAGGATGATTGTTTCATCCGCTTGTCGCCGTACTGGACTCGGTGTAAGGTTGGCTCAGACTGCTGAAGACTTCTGTAGGGAGCGCGGCTTCTCAAAGATCATGCTTTCCACTTCTTCGACACAGAAAGCAGCCGTGGCTTTGTACTTTAAGCTGGGTTTTAAACTGCTCCGGGTTCACACTCAGACTGAGAGCATGCAGTGGATGATCTGGATGACCAGAGCCACCATTCTGACCATGGAGAAGAAGATCttttaa